Sequence from the Fusobacterium russii ATCC 25533 genome:
ATTCACCCACTATTTTTAAACTATTTAAGAATAAAAATACAGAAAAAATTACTATGATAATGGTAAACATACTCAAAATATAGGCTAAGCTTTTATCTTCCCATATCATTATATTAAATACGAAAGGATTCTTTGCTTTTAATATTCTAAGTCTGGCAAGAGCTGCTACTCCTCTTAGAAAAAAATCTATTGAAGCTACAACAACTATAGAAATTGAAAAAATTTTAGATAAATTTTCTCTTAAACGGATATTTACCTTGTATGTAGACAGACTGAGCAATATGATTACTAAAAATCCCAGCAAATATCCTCCCAATCTAATTAAAGATTGAGTCCCGAAGCTGTCTTCTCCAAAAGCAACAAATTCTTTTGACAGGGCATATACTTGAGGGAAAATTGTAAAAGCTAAACACCAAATAGCAACAAAGGAAAAACTTTCATATAAAAAAAGTATGCTACTAACTAATCTATCTTTTTTTGACTTTTCTATTGAGTAATATATCAAAAGTAAAATTAAAGAAATAAGAATAGAAAACATTCCAAGTGCTAAAGCCCATCTATTATAAAAAAGTGTAAACTTTACCATTTTTTGTGGATATATTCCTCTTAGAGTTGTTAAAACTACTGTTCCACTTAAACCTATAAATGATATAATAGCAATAGATAGCCTTATCCAAAAATTCTTATTTTTATTTAAAATAGAAAAATTTATTCCAAATAAAAAAGAGAATACAGACAGAAAATCTATTACATTTATAAAAAATTTCAGCATATACCCTCCCTATAAAATATGAAACAACAATATATATCTCTATATAGCATATTCCAAAATACACTTGGTGTCAAGAATTTTGTTTAATGAAATATTTTAGTTTTACATTATATGAAATTTAAATATTTATTGATTTTTATTTTTCTGATTCTATACTTTTAAGTGTTGATGGTAAAATATCAACACTTAAAAGTATATAACCATTAAAAAAGGGAATAATTTGAAACATAAAATTTCAAAAAATCCCTCAATTTTAAACAAAGAATTTATAAAATTTTTCATCAACACTTATTGACAAAGAACCAAATAAATAGTTCCAGACTTTTCTGGAACTATTTAAAAATCTATTAAATTTTTTATCAACACCATTTGAAATAGAGTAAATCTTATCTTTGTTTCGCAATAATATCCTTTACCTTCATAAGTCTTGTAATAGTCGATCTTTCATTTTCATCTAATTTCATTCGAATAAATTTAATTGTTTCATTTAGATCAGGAATTGTTCTGTATTCTAATGCATTTACTCTTCTTCTTGTCTTTTCAATTTCATCTGCCATCAGTTGGCAAGATTTTTCAATTTCTGCTAACTCCAAAAGCTGATTCATAACTTCACGAAGTTCCACAATTGCATCATCTAATTGAGAAGAAGTTTGTACAAAACCATAGGGGAACATTCCACCTTCTTTATCCTCTCTTTGAAATTCCATTTTAGGAATATTAACACTCATTACGTTTTTTAGTTTCAAATCTATTCTTATTTTTTCCTTTGGAAAAGAAAGAGCCGATTCTAAAAATTCTGGACTCATTACAGCCCTAGCAAGTAAAAAAGATTTAAAGGAATGCGACAATGCTTCTTCAACTTTTACCCTCAGTGCTTTATTTTTTCTAATCATATCAATGAATATTCTCATCAATTCATCTTGTTTATCTTTTAAGAGTTTGTGACCTCTCTTTGCAGTAGAAAGTCTTGTTTTTAAAATGGAAAGTGACATTCTAGTAGGATTTACATTTAATTTTGCCATAATTCCTCCTCTCTAGTCTTTTTCCACTAAATACTTATCCAGATATTCCTCTCGAATTCTTTTTAATTCTGTCTTAGGAACAATACGTAACAATTTCCATCCAAGATTTAAAGTATCTTCTATAGTTCTATTTGTTTCATATCCCTGATTTACATATTCATTATCAAAACCTTCTGCAAATTTTGCAAAAGCCTTATCGGAATCAGAAAGAGCCGTTTCTCCCAAAATAACTGCCAGCTCTCTAGCTTCTCTTCCAGATGCATATCCTGCATAAATTTGGTTCATTGTATCCGCATGATCCTCTCTAGTTTTGCCTTTTCCTATCCCCTTATCTTTCAATCTTGATAGAGAAGGAATAACAAAGATAGGTGGCTCAATTCCTCTTTTATAAAGTTCTCTAGAAAGTATTATTTGTCCTTCTGTTATATATCCAGTCAAATCTGGAATTGGGTGAGTTATATCATCTTCCGGCATTGTAAGAATAGGAATTTGTGTTATAGAGCCACTTCTTCCTTTAATTCTTCCTGCTCTTTCATAAATTTGAGAAAGGTCTGTATAAAGATATCCCGGGTATCCTCTTCTACCTGGCACTTCTTTTCTGGCTGCAGATACTTCTCTAAGAGCTTCTGCATAGTTTGTTAAGTCTGTCAATATAACAAGTACATGCATTCCTTTTTCAAAAGCAAGGTATTCAGCACACGTTAAAGCCATTCTCGGTGTAGATATTCTTTCAATTGCAGGGTCATCAGCAAGATTCATAAAAAGTACTGCCCTATCGATTGCCCCTGTTCTTGTAAAGTCATCTCTGAAAAATTGTGCTTCTTCAAAAGTTATACCCATTGCAGCAAATACTACCGCAAATTTATCTCCATCTCCAAGTACTCTTGCTTGTCTGGCTATTTGTGCAGCAACATTATTATGTGGAAGTCCCGAACCAGAAAAAATAGGTAGCTTTTGTCCTCTAACCAAAGTATTTAAACCATCAATTGTAGAAATTCCAGTTTGTATAAATTCAGATGGATAATCTCTGGAAACTGGATTAATAGGAGAACCATTGATATCTACTTTTTTTTCCGGAATTATATTTGGACCATTGTCAATTGGATTTCCAAGTCCATCAAAAATGCGTCCTATCATATCTTCAGAAACACCTAATTCTAAAGGTTTTCCTAAAAATCTTACTTTAGTTTCTTTTAAGTTAATTCCCGCAGAGCCCTCAAACAATTGTATCATTGCCTTATCTCTATCAATTTCCAAAACACGTCCCCGTCTTTTTTCTCCTGATTGAGTTTGAATCTCAACTAGCTCTTCATATTTAATTCCTTCTACACCTTCAACTATCATTAAAGGTCCTACAACTTCTCTTACTGTCTTATATTCTTTCAGCATTAGAGTTACCTCCCTCTGCTATTAATTTTTCTATAGCTTTCTTTATTTCTTCCGTAATTTCATCAAAAGTACTCAATGAATCTTCACTTATATTTTTTGCTCTTGTTATTCTTTCACGAATAGGAAGAGATAAAATCTCATTTAGATACACATTTTTTGATAATCCTTTTTTTGCTTCTTCATGGAAAGTTAAAATTAACTTCAATATTTTAAATTGTTTTGGAAGAGAGCAATAAGTATCTATTTCATGAAAAGCATTTTGTTGTAAAAAATCTTCTCTTAAAGATTTAGCAATTTCTAATTTTAACTGATCTTCTTCTGATAAAGAATCTCTACCTACCAATCTCACAATTTCTTGTAATTTTGCTTCCTCTTGTAAAAGAACCATAGATCGTATTCTATATTTTGAAAAATCCTTATCAATTGTTTGATCCATATATTGATCCATTTTCTTTTGATAAAGTGAATATGAGTTTAACCAGTTAATTGCTGGGAAATGTCTACGATAAGATAAGGCATAGTCCAAGCCCCAGAATACTTTTACAATTCTTAATGTTGCTTGAGAAACAGGTTCTGATATATCTCCTCCTGGAGGCGAAACAGCACCTATAACTGTTAATGCCCCTTTATTTTTATTTCCTAAGCATTCAACAAGTCCAGCTCTTTCATAAAATTCTGCTATTCTACTTGCAAGATAAGCCGGATATCCTTCATCTCCTGGCATTTCTTCTAAACGACCTGACATTTCACGTAAAGCTTCTGCCCAACGACTTGTTGAGTCCGCCATCAATGCAACAGAATATCCCATATCTCTAAAGTATTCTGCAATAGTTATTCCTGTATAAATAGAAGCTTCTCTGGCAGCAACTGGCATATTAGAAGTATTTGCAATAAGAACTGTTCTCTTCATCAAAGATTGACCAGTTTTAGGATCTATAATTTCCGGAAATTCCATTAAAACGTCCGTCATTTCATTTCCACGTTCTCCACAACCAACATATACAACAATTTCAGCATCCGCCCATTTTGCAAGTTGGTGTTGAATTACTGTCTTTCCAGATCCAAATGGTCCTGGTATTGCTGCTGCCCCTCCCTTAGTCACTGGGAAAAAAGTATCAATTATTCTTTGTCCTGTAACTAAAGGTGTTATAGGATTTAACTTCTTATCATAAGGTCTTCCTTTTCTAACTGGCCATTTTTGTATCATGTTCAATTCTTTTTCGCCATTTTCTGTTTCCACAACACATATAGTGCTGTCAACTGTAAATTTACCTTCTTTTATTTCTTTTATTTTTCCATGTATTCCATGTGGAATCATAAGTTTATGAGTAACAACTTCTGTTTCTTGAACAGTACCAAATATCATTCCTGGTATGACTTCTTCTCCCACTTTTAACTCAGGTTGAAAATCCCAAAGTTTTTTACGATTCAGAGAAGGAACACTGACACCCTTTGTTAAAAAATCTCCTGATGCTTCTTGAAGATTTAAAAGAGGTCTTTGTATTCCATCAAACATTTGCTCCAACATTCCGGGACCAAGCTCAATAGATAATGGACTTCCAGTACTCACTACAATGTCCCCTGGTCCAATACCAGTTGTTTCTTCATAAACCTGTATGGAAGCTTTATCTCCTCTCATTTCAATAATTTCACCAATAAGTTTATTTTTAGAAACTTCCACAACATCATATACATTAGCTTCTTCCATTCCTTCAGCAACTACCAAAGGACCAGAAACTTTTATTATTCTACCCTCTTTCAATGTTAAGCCCTCACTTTCTATAATATGTTAGAACCAATTGCTTTTTCAACATTTTTATTAATATTATCCAAACCAATATTTAAACTTCCTTTATTATTTGGAATCAATATAATTGCTGGGACAAGGTCCCGATAATATCTTTGAATTGTATCTGGAATTTCTTTTGCAAGTTGTTCTGTAATAAATATAATTCCATACTCCTGCTTAGCTATTTCATTCATTTTTTTTCTGGCATCTTGTGGATTAACAGTAGTAAAAACATCTAAACCCAAAACTTTAAATCCCAGAACTGAATCTTTATCTCCTATCACAGCAATTTTATACATATGTTTCACGCAACCTTTCTTTTATAAAATCACTAGGAAGTTCATTTGCTTTTCCTACAAAAGTGATTCTCAGATTTTTTATTTCTATTTCCTTCGCATGAACATAAGCAAAAAGCACTTCCGGTCCATAAGTTATTTTTTTTACTTCTTTTAGTAAATTTGTTAGATAATCTTCCATATATTTTTCGAAGCCCAACAATAATCCTGTTTCTTTATAGTCTTTTATTCCACGAATAAGGCTTTTGCCAATTTCTGTATTTTTATAAGCTTCAGCAATTTCTTGAGGCTCTCTATAAAAATATTCCATAATTTCTTCTTTTGGTATATATCCTCCATCAATAACAATTTCTCTTAAAAGTTCCAAACTCTGTCCTTGTTTTTGACAACGTATCAAAGCTCTAATATTAATGAAATCTATCATTCTTCTAAAATATTTTTCAAGTATCGGCAGCTTAAAAGCTCTAATAACATCTAAAATCTTTTGAAAATATTGTCTATCTACAAAAAATTCTATTTTTTGTGGATCCCCGGTTTCTTGAAAAATCTGGTATGCTTTAACTGCTATATTTTTATACCAGTTATCCAGATTTTTTAGTTCTCCTTCAAGCTGTTTCTGTATTGTTTCAGGAATATTTTCATATAATTTTGAATATATTCCTGTAAAATTTTCCCCTAAAATTTTCTCCTTTATGCTAGCCTTTATATTATGAAAAGCATACTTATATGTTAACACTTTTATGAGTTCTTTCTCCGGACTCATCTCAAGAATTTCATTATACATTTTATATAAAGAATTTGAGAAAACATCATCAAAATTTTGAATTTGTCCTAATTTTGTTAGTTCTTCAGAATATATACTTTCATTCAGATACTTGAAAGCTTCTTGTAAACTATTAGCCCCTACAAGTCTTTCAAATTGAGATTTTGTAAGAAGTTTTTTTTCAAGATTTCGTATTCTAACACTTGATTGAAGAAATAATTCTCTATCCATAAAAACCTCCTAATCAAAAATTTTTTCTAATATTTCTTTTTCCAAATTTTCCCTATTGTAATCTAAAAGCGTTGTAAATTCATTATTATAAATAATTTCTCCTGTCTTTATACTACATCCTGAATCAACTGTTTGAGATGAAACCTTGTATCCCAATACTTTCTCTCCCAATTTTTCTTTCATACTATTACTTAAAATAATTTCTGTTTCTTCTGTTTTATTTACTTTTTCTAAGACAGTCTTTAAAAAATTAAGATATTCACTTTCTTCTAAATTCTTTAATTTTTCTAAAGCTTTACTTAAAATTTCAGAAACAATTTCTTGCTTTGCTAATAAAACCATATCTCTGGCTTTTAAATTTGCATTTGAAATCATTCTTTCTTTATCAGCTACTGCTTCTATTTCCGCTTTTTGCTGAATTTCTTTACATAATTTTTCTATTTTTTTATCCTCATTTTCTGAAAAATTTAAGTTCTCTACTTTTGTTTTTTCCATTATTTGATTTGCTTCTTTCTTTGCCTCTTGTACAATTTCTTCAATCAAATTATTCAAATTGGACATTTTATCACATCCTTCTTATTCTTATAAACTTTTTATTCTTAATTAAAAACTCACTTGACTTAATAATAGAAGTGACATAACAAAAGCCAAAACTGCATAAGTTTCTACCATAACCGCAAGAATTATTCCCTTAGTTTGATGTGCTTCATTTTTCGCTAAAATATTAATACCTGCTACTGCAACCTTTCCTTGATATAGAGCTGATTTTAATCCAACTATCCCTACAGGAAGTGCTGCTACTAATAAATATAGTCCTTCTGCAAGTGTCATAGCAGAATTCAATCTAAACATAATCAAAAGTCCTATAACAAAACCATATAAACCTTGTGTACCTGGCAAAAGTTGAAGAACCATAGCTTTACCAAATTTTTCTGGCTCATCAATAACTATTCCTGCTGCTGCTTCCCCTGCAATTCTAACCCCTTGTGCTGAACCTATACCTGCTAATAATACTGCAAAAGCAGCTCCTAAAATACCAAAAACTACTCCACCATTTTCCGCTAATATTGTCATAAAATCTTTCATTTTTATTTCTCCTTTTCTATTCTAAGTCTTCTCTTACTTCATTTTCAAAATATTGACTTTCCACTCTAAATTTTCTAAATGCTTTTCCTCCACCTTCATAGAATTTTGAGAAAAATTCTACATACATAAGTCTTGAAGTATGTACATATGCTGATAATAAGCTAAGAAATATATTAAAAGTTTGTCCAAATGCAAAAATAATAATTCCAAATAACAAGCCTATTATACCTGTTTCAGCAAGTTTTTTTACAATAATATTTATAGCTACTGCAATAAATCCTCCTGCAAGCCCTAATGCCATTAGCCGTAAATAAGATACAAAATCTCCTATATAAGAAGTTATTCCATAAAGAGAATATAGTCCTCCCCCTATTCTTCCTGCAAGGCTTTTCGCATCTCTTGCACTGAAAGCGACAATTCCCAGCATTCCTATTACTGTAAGTATAGAAATAACATTCTTTGCATAAGCAGAAAGTCCGATTCTATTTGATAAAATAAGTAGTATCACACTCGTTAAAGTTAAATACCATAGAAATACATCATAAAATGCGTCCATTATATGCCCATTTTTAATAAGCACATAAGCTTTCATACCAAGTGCAACAATTAAATGTATACCTCCAAAAATAATAGAAAGTATCAATATAGACATGAAGTCTTTTGAAGGATCTAAAATTTGAGTTGGTAAATGTATTAAATCTCCAAAGGCTGATCCATAGATTAAGCCCCATATCATGGTTGAAAAACTCAATGCAAAAAAGAATTTTATAAATTTTTTAGTCGTTTCTGAAAATTTACAAAAATAAAGAGCAATTGCTGACCCTAAGCACAAAATTAATCCGTAAGCAAAGTCTGCTACCATCATTCCAAAGAAAATCCAATAAAATATTGATAGCATAGGAGTTGGATCTAATTCACTGTATCTAGGGAGAGCATACATCTGTGTAA
This genomic interval carries:
- a CDS encoding V-type ATP synthase subunit E, with the protein product MSNLNNLIEEIVQEAKKEANQIMEKTKVENLNFSENEDKKIEKLCKEIQQKAEIEAVADKERMISNANLKARDMVLLAKQEIVSEILSKALEKLKNLEESEYLNFLKTVLEKVNKTEETEIILSNSMKEKLGEKVLGYKVSSQTVDSGCSIKTGEIIYNNEFTTLLDYNRENLEKEILEKIFD
- a CDS encoding V-type ATP synthase subunit C: MDRELFLQSSVRIRNLEKKLLTKSQFERLVGANSLQEAFKYLNESIYSEELTKLGQIQNFDDVFSNSLYKMYNEILEMSPEKELIKVLTYKYAFHNIKASIKEKILGENFTGIYSKLYENIPETIQKQLEGELKNLDNWYKNIAVKAYQIFQETGDPQKIEFFVDRQYFQKILDVIRAFKLPILEKYFRRMIDFINIRALIRCQKQGQSLELLREIVIDGGYIPKEEIMEYFYREPQEIAEAYKNTEIGKSLIRGIKDYKETGLLLGFEKYMEDYLTNLLKEVKKITYGPEVLFAYVHAKEIEIKNLRITFVGKANELPSDFIKERLRETYV
- a CDS encoding V-type ATP synthase subunit K, giving the protein MKDFMTILAENGGVVFGILGAAFAVLLAGIGSAQGVRIAGEAAAGIVIDEPEKFGKAMVLQLLPGTQGLYGFVIGLLIMFRLNSAMTLAEGLYLLVAALPVGIVGLKSALYQGKVAVAGINILAKNEAHQTKGIILAVMVETYAVLAFVMSLLLLSQVSF
- a CDS encoding V-type ATP synthase subunit A translates to MKEGRIIKVSGPLVVAEGMEEANVYDVVEVSKNKLIGEIIEMRGDKASIQVYEETTGIGPGDIVVSTGSPLSIELGPGMLEQMFDGIQRPLLNLQEASGDFLTKGVSVPSLNRKKLWDFQPELKVGEEVIPGMIFGTVQETEVVTHKLMIPHGIHGKIKEIKEGKFTVDSTICVVETENGEKELNMIQKWPVRKGRPYDKKLNPITPLVTGQRIIDTFFPVTKGGAAAIPGPFGSGKTVIQHQLAKWADAEIVVYVGCGERGNEMTDVLMEFPEIIDPKTGQSLMKRTVLIANTSNMPVAAREASIYTGITIAEYFRDMGYSVALMADSTSRWAEALREMSGRLEEMPGDEGYPAYLASRIAEFYERAGLVECLGNKNKGALTVIGAVSPPGGDISEPVSQATLRIVKVFWGLDYALSYRRHFPAINWLNSYSLYQKKMDQYMDQTIDKDFSKYRIRSMVLLQEEAKLQEIVRLVGRDSLSEEDQLKLEIAKSLREDFLQQNAFHEIDTYCSLPKQFKILKLILTFHEEAKKGLSKNVYLNEILSLPIRERITRAKNISEDSLSTFDEITEEIKKAIEKLIAEGGNSNAERI
- a CDS encoding V-type ATP synthase subunit D, with protein sequence MAKLNVNPTRMSLSILKTRLSTAKRGHKLLKDKQDELMRIFIDMIRKNKALRVKVEEALSHSFKSFLLARAVMSPEFLESALSFPKEKIRIDLKLKNVMSVNIPKMEFQREDKEGGMFPYGFVQTSSQLDDAIVELREVMNQLLELAEIEKSCQLMADEIEKTRRRVNALEYRTIPDLNETIKFIRMKLDENERSTITRLMKVKDIIAKQR
- a CDS encoding V-type ATP synthase subunit F, encoding MYKIAVIGDKDSVLGFKVLGLDVFTTVNPQDARKKMNEIAKQEYGIIFITEQLAKEIPDTIQRYYRDLVPAIILIPNNKGSLNIGLDNINKNVEKAIGSNIL
- a CDS encoding Fe-S-containing protein, translated to MLKFFINVIDFLSVFSFLFGINFSILNKNKNFWIRLSIAIISFIGLSGTVVLTTLRGIYPQKMVKFTLFYNRWALALGMFSILISLILLLIYYSIEKSKKDRLVSSILFLYESFSFVAIWCLAFTIFPQVYALSKEFVAFGEDSFGTQSLIRLGGYLLGFLVIILLSLSTYKVNIRLRENLSKIFSISIVVVASIDFFLRGVAALARLRILKAKNPFVFNIMIWEDKSLAYILSMFTIIIVIFSVFLFLNSLKIVGEFKNKAMLRKEKARLIKNKRWANSLIFFTMISLFSVTFLHSYINKPVELSPPEHYIEDEKTITIPLSDVEDGHLHRFSYIADGGNNVRFIVVKKPKGGSYGVGLDACDICGLAGYYERDDEVVCKRCDVVMNKSTIGFKGGCNPVPFEYEIKDKKIIIEKATLEREKERFPVGE
- a CDS encoding V-type ATP synthase subunit B, which produces MLKEYKTVREVVGPLMIVEGVEGIKYEELVEIQTQSGEKRRGRVLEIDRDKAMIQLFEGSAGINLKETKVRFLGKPLELGVSEDMIGRIFDGLGNPIDNGPNIIPEKKVDINGSPINPVSRDYPSEFIQTGISTIDGLNTLVRGQKLPIFSGSGLPHNNVAAQIARQARVLGDGDKFAVVFAAMGITFEEAQFFRDDFTRTGAIDRAVLFMNLADDPAIERISTPRMALTCAEYLAFEKGMHVLVILTDLTNYAEALREVSAARKEVPGRRGYPGYLYTDLSQIYERAGRIKGRSGSITQIPILTMPEDDITHPIPDLTGYITEGQIILSRELYKRGIEPPIFVIPSLSRLKDKGIGKGKTREDHADTMNQIYAGYASGREARELAVILGETALSDSDKAFAKFAEGFDNEYVNQGYETNRTIEDTLNLGWKLLRIVPKTELKRIREEYLDKYLVEKD